Below is a window of Candidatus Desulfatibia profunda DNA.
GGTCTCCTGCCGAACTTTTCTCACCAGTTCGACTCCGGCAACGATGTTGCCCCACTGGTCGCTACCCCCCATCTGGAGTCTGCATCCATATCGATCATATAGTTCCAAAAAGTCATATGCCTGCAAGAGCATATAATTGAATTCGATAAAATTAAGGCCGTCTTCAGATTCAAGGCGCATTTTATAGCTTTCAGCTTTTAACATGCGATTGACTGAAAAATGACGGCCATAATCTCTCAGGAAAGGAATATATTCCAATTTGGTCAGCCATTCGGCATTGTTTAACATCAAAGACTTGTCATCTTTAAAGTCAATGAAACGGGATAGCTGTTTTTTAAGTCCTTGAGCGTTTTGTTCAACGATTTCCGTTGTCAGCAATTGCCGCATTTCCGTCTTTCCACTCGGATCACCGACCAACCCGGTGCCGCCGCCGATGAGCGCTATGGGGCGGTGTCCGTTTTTTTGCATATGTGCCAGGGACATGATCGGAACCAAGCTGCCGACATGCAGGCTGGATGCTGTTGGGTCGAAACCGATATAACAGGTTACATCCCCGGATTCGATGTAGCTCCGCAGCTCACCTTCATGGGTCGTCTGTTCTATAAACCCTCGTTCTTTAAGGACATCAATCACATTAACCATTCAATTTCACCTCATGGTAAACATCCGGGCCCAGAGGGCCCGGCTTTGGTTTACCCCTGGAAGGGGCTGATTTTCTGAAAATTGATAAGTTCGAAGTGCCTAAAGTGAGCTAAAGTGCCTAAAGTTATGGAGTCGCTTTGCTCCGCCAAGTTTATATAATTGACAGAATTCCTTAACTTTAGGCACTTTAGCTCACTTCAAACTTGAGGCACTCCTACTTGTTGGCATATTCGACAGCCCTTGTTTCCCGAATGACCGTAACCTTGATCTGACCGGGAAATGTTAACGACTCTTCTATCTTTTTAGCGATATCCCTGCTGAGCAACGTAGATTCTTCATCTGAAATGATGCCACTTTCGACGATAACCCTAAGCTCTCTACCAGCCTGAATAGCATAAGTATTTGCAACACCTCTGAATGAATTTGCAATCTTCTCAAGATCTTCCAGCCGTTTAATATAATTTTCCAAAAGTTCCTTACGTGCTCCGGGTCTAGCCCCTGAAAGCCCGTCAGCAGCTTGGATCAGCAGGGCATACACAGAATTCGGAGGCACATCTTCATGATGCGCAGCAATTGCATGTACGACCTTTGGAGTCTCACCAAATTTTTTGGCAAGCTTTGAACCGATGATAGCGTGTTGTCCTTCAACCTCGTGGTCAATCGCCTTTCCGATATCATGCAACAATCCCATTCTTCTGGCAAGCTTCGAATTGAGACCCAATTCGGAAGCCATAATACCAGCAAGAATCCCCACTTCAATGGAATGCTGCAGGACATTCTGGGCATAGCTGGTACGGAATTTTAATCGGCCGATATACATAATCAGTTCACTGTGAATACCGTGAACACCCAAATCAAATGCGGCCTGTTCTCCGGCTTCTTTGATAGCCAAATCGACTTCCTTACCAACTTTTTTAACGACATCTTCGATGCGTGCCGGATGAATGCGACCGTCCGATATTAACCGCATCAGTGAAAGTCTGGCAACTTCACGGCGAATCGGATTGAAACCAGACAGAATAACCGCCTCAGGCGTATCATCTATGATAAGATCAATTCCTGTTGCGGCCTCAAGGGCACGGATATTGCGACCCTCACGGCCAATGATGCGCCCCTTCATCTCATCGTTTGGAAGTTGAATTACAGATACAGTCCGCTCAGCAACAAAATCGGCCGCGTATCTTTGAATGGCCGTTGCCATGATTATTTTTGCTCTTTTATCTGCCTCCTCTTTGGTTTCATTCTCTATTCTTTTAATAAGCTTGGCCCCTTCATATCGGGCCTCGTTTTCCATGGCCCGTATGAGTAACTCCTTGGCCTGATCGGCAGTTAAACCAGATATCTTTTCAAGCTGGCTTTTTTGTTCTTCAATGAGTTCATTATATTTTTTTTCATTGATATCTAGGTCCTCTTCTCTTTTGACAAGATTTTTTTCAATTTTAGATATTTCTCGTTCTCTGCGCTCTAATTGCTCAAGTTTGCGGTCGATATTTTCTTCTTTTTGTATCAACCTTCTCTCGCTTTTTTTCAGTTCTGCACGGGTCTCTTTGGTTTCAGCATCGAACTCGCTCTTCATTTTAAAAAGCCTGTCTTTTACCTCAAGCTCGGCCTCTTTGAGCATCGTCTCCGCTTTACGATTGGCATCCTTTAATATTCGTGAACTTTCCTGTTCGGCAGCCTTGACTTTTTCGGACAATATTTTCCCCTTCACCCAATAGGCGATGACAAAACCCAGTCCAAAGCTGATGACACCTATTATGAAACTATACGTATTCATTTTCCTTCTCCCTGGAAACGTTTAAACCGCATGATTCGTAATTTGATCCAAACTATACATTATTATGTTAGCCATATGTTTAATATCCATCAATAAGGATGTGATTTTATTGCTAAATAAGATATTTTTCGAACGGCCTGTTATTCTTATCAAGCAAAACGTTAATACGAGATAAGATGAAATTGTCAGTTAAACGAAACGTCCTTTGAAGGGCCTTATTATGAGGCGGATTCCCAGTGAGATCTTAAGGAGGAAAAAGGCAAGGCTATCATCAATAAAGCTGATTGGGGGATGGCATATTTTCAATGTTTTTCTTCCATACATTAAATATGTTGGACCACTGAATCATACCGATTAGATCCTTATATGTTTGTGTTTCTTTGAAAGTCTGAATGAATCAGGACCCCTGCCACAATGCCGTGTTGGCAGGTCTTTGAACCAGAAATAACAAGGTGGGTACCTTTTGATTTCTTTAGGCTTTTCTGTACAAGCAGAACATGCTCACCAAAATCAGAGAAGGCTCCCTTTTATTAGACGTTGGGTCAAAGAACATCTTCCAATCACTAACACGGCAGGGGTCACAGCTAGTTTCATCAACGCTCAAACATTTTCAAAGTCAGATCCTATCCCGGGTGAATAACAGAAGGCAGTGTGTTTTACTAAAGCCATTATCGGAGATAAGGTTGGATTCGGTAACAAGACAACCTATCATCGGTTTCTGATATCAACCTGCAAAATCGCTTAAGCATTTACAGCGGCATCTAGCGCACGGATAAGACTGGCCGATCGTTTAGAAATATTTCTCAACAAATCCAAATGCTTATTTTTTAGCTCAATGTTTTCAGTTGCGATATTTAATGCTGCTAACATCAAAGTGGTAAATTTCGTTACATTTGGTGGTTTGTTGGAGTGTTGAGTTTCGATCCTGTTTATTTCATTGACAAGGTGATCAGCAACCTCTTTGGTATTAATAACATCTGAGTCGGTTCTAAACGTATACGGCTGTCCAAAAAGCTCTATTGTTACAAGTTGTTCCAATGATTACGTGTTCTACCTTTCCAAATCCGTACCTTATGGCCTTTACTGAGTTTCTGTAATATCCTCCAGTCTGATTAAAAGGCTATCAATCTTTGACCGGATCAAGGCCCTTTCTTCTTGATAATTGTTTTCCGCCTCAACCTTACCTTGAAGCTCCTCCTCTAGCCTCCCAATTTTATTCTTAAGTTCCAAATTGGTCGCCTCAAGTGACTTGCATACATCAATCAATTTTCCAACTTTTTCTTCTATCTCATCAAATTGTCTCAACGTTTTCTCGTGGTCCAATTTAACACCTCGCAATGATCTTTTTTAATATAATCTTTCATATGGCCGAAAGTCAAGATATATTACCTTAATTGAGCGACAACTCTCGATTGAAAATTTTTTGTTAACGGACAATACCTAATTGGGTTTCAGCTCAAAAAATAAGGGCAAACCATTTAATTGGCCCGCCCTTATCAAGTAGCTTGAATCCTCATCTCCCATTTTTCAGGGTTTTATGTAATTTAGAAAAACAAGATCCGATTGGGTACTGCTGGCTATTTTCTAGTTTCAGCAACCTTTATGCGTTGTATGGCGCGTTGCAGAGCCGCCTGGGCTCTCATAAAATCAATGTCTTCATCTTTTTCTCGTACCAAACGCTCTTGGGCACGTGCCATTGAAGCTTTGGCGCGATCTATGTCAATATCGCGCCGTCTTTCAGCCGACTCTGCCAGTACGGTAACTTTATCAGGAAGCGCCTCGGCAAACCCGCCGCTTACAAAAACGAATCTCTCATTCCCTTTAATATCCGTGTAGCGGATTACACCCGTTTTAAGGGTAGTTAAAAAAGGGGTGTGGCCGATGAGCACGCCAAACTCTCCAAGAACACCGGGAGCCACCGCAATTTGAACTTCTTCGTCAACCACATACTTTTCAGGAGTGACGACTTCTAATTTTATATTTCCTGCCATAATTTATTTTCCTGTATTAAGCTTCAGACATTTTTTTGGCTCTTTCCACCACATCTTCAATGCCGCCAACCATATAAAATGCCTGTTCCGGAATGCCATCATGTTTGCCTTCGCAGATTTCCTTAAACGCCCGGACGGTATCCTCTATTTTAACGTATTTACCTTTTGTCCCTGTAAAAGCTTCGGCAACATGGAACGGTTGTGACAAGAACCGCTGAATCTTACGGGCACGCGTCACGGTTATCTTGTCTGCGTCTGATAATTCTTCCATACCCAAAATTGCGATAATATCTTGAAGTTCCTTGTATTTCTGAAGGATTTGCTGTACCTGACGAGCAACGAGATAGTGTTCATCCCCAATGTAGGCAGCGTCAAGTATTCTGGAAGTTGAATCCAGCGGATCCACCGCAGGATAAATACCGAGCTCGGCGATCTGGCGTGACAATACGACGGTACCGTCCAAGTGGGCAAATGTTGTTGCCGGTGCCGGGTCGGTCAAGTCATCGGCCGGCACGTACACACATTGAACCGCCGTAATCGAGCCTTTGTCCGTTGAGGTAATCCGCTCCTGGAGCTCACCAAGGTCAACGGCCAGGGTTGGCTGGTATCCGACAGCAGAAGGCATCCGCCCTAAAAGCGCGGAAACCTCGGACCCCGCCTGGGTGAAACGGAAGATATTATCGATGAAAATCAGAACGTCCTGTCCCTCTATATCCCGGAAATATTCCGCAACCGTCAAGGCCGAAAGCGCCACACGAGCCCGCGCGCCAGGAGGCTCCGTCATCTGCCCGTAAATCAAAGCAGCCTTGGGCAAAACCCCTGAATCTTTCATTTCGTGATAAAGGTCGTTGCCTTCGCGGGTCCGCTCCCCAACACCGGCAAACACGGATATGCCACCGTGCTGCATGGCGATGTTGTGAACCATCTCCATCATGATAACGGTTTTGCCGACACCGGCGCCACCGAACATCCCCATCTTGCCGCCGCGGGGAAACGGTACCAGCAGGTCGATAACCTTGACACCGGTCTCGAGCACGCGAACCGTCACGTCCTGCTCGGTGAATTTTGGTGCTTGACGGTGAATCGGCA
It encodes the following:
- the zapB gene encoding cell division protein ZapB, producing the protein MDHEKTLRQFDEIEEKVGKLIDVCKSLEATNLELKNKIGRLEEELQGKVEAENNYQEERALIRSKIDSLLIRLEDITETQ
- the atpD gene encoding F0F1 ATP synthase subunit beta, whose translation is MGENIGKVAQVMGPVVDVEFEQGNLPTIYTALLISNPTISAEPDNLVVEVAQHLGDNVVRTIAMDVTDGLVRGQAVKDTGKDIMMPVGAAVLGRILNVVGRPVDGLGPVSQEKMMPIHRQAPKFTEQDVTVRVLETGVKVIDLLVPFPRGGKMGMFGGAGVGKTVIMMEMVHNIAMQHGGISVFAGVGERTREGNDLYHEMKDSGVLPKAALIYGQMTEPPGARARVALSALTVAEYFRDIEGQDVLIFIDNIFRFTQAGSEVSALLGRMPSAVGYQPTLAVDLGELQERITSTDKGSITAVQCVYVPADDLTDPAPATTFAHLDGTVVLSRQIAELGIYPAVDPLDSTSRILDAAYIGDEHYLVARQVQQILQKYKELQDIIAILGMEELSDADKITVTRARKIQRFLSQPFHVAEAFTGTKGKYVKIEDTVRAFKEICEGKHDGIPEQAFYMVGGIEDVVERAKKMSEA
- a CDS encoding F0F1 ATP synthase subunit epsilon, which produces MAGNIKLEVVTPEKYVVDEEVQIAVAPGVLGEFGVLIGHTPFLTTLKTGVIRYTDIKGNERFVFVSGGFAEALPDKVTVLAESAERRRDIDIDRAKASMARAQERLVREKDEDIDFMRAQAALQRAIQRIKVAETRK
- the rny gene encoding ribonuclease Y, coding for MNTYSFIIGVISFGLGFVIAYWVKGKILSEKVKAAEQESSRILKDANRKAETMLKEAELEVKDRLFKMKSEFDAETKETRAELKKSERRLIQKEENIDRKLEQLERREREISKIEKNLVKREEDLDINEKKYNELIEEQKSQLEKISGLTADQAKELLIRAMENEARYEGAKLIKRIENETKEEADKRAKIIMATAIQRYAADFVAERTVSVIQLPNDEMKGRIIGREGRNIRALEAATGIDLIIDDTPEAVILSGFNPIRREVARLSLMRLISDGRIHPARIEDVVKKVGKEVDLAIKEAGEQAAFDLGVHGIHSELIMYIGRLKFRTSYAQNVLQHSIEVGILAGIMASELGLNSKLARRMGLLHDIGKAIDHEVEGQHAIIGSKLAKKFGETPKVVHAIAAHHEDVPPNSVYALLIQAADGLSGARPGARKELLENYIKRLEDLEKIANSFRGVANTYAIQAGRELRVIVESGIISDEESTLLSRDIAKKIEESLTFPGQIKVTVIRETRAVEYANK
- a CDS encoding cell division protein ZapA; its protein translation is MEQLVTIELFGQPYTFRTDSDVINTKEVADHLVNEINRIETQHSNKPPNVTKFTTLMLAALNIATENIELKNKHLDLLRNISKRSASLIRALDAAVNA